One segment of Anatilimnocola aggregata DNA contains the following:
- the xseA gene encoding exodeoxyribonuclease VII large subunit yields the protein MPVKRWLFSDEDDDETPGVSVPAATSAEPEPAPTKIAAPAPIEIELPPEPLVLSVSQLNAAIQGTLQAEFSSISVSGEISEISRPHSGHVYFTLKDDSAQVRAILWRTSAQRLKFELEEGQQVICRGDIDVYPPRGTYQLVVKQIEPQGIGALQLAFRQLQLRLAAEGLFNPARKRQLPRFPRRIGFVTSPSGAAIHDFVQVIRRRFKGVQLLVIPAKVQGQGAAAEIVRGIQLANRLRPSLDVLVVGRGGGSIEDLWCFNEEPVVRAIFASRVPVVSAVGHEIDVTLADLVADVRALTPTEAAERVVPSATELREQLNVVARRMKTSLATQLISARRHLQLLASRRVLTHPLDRIHERARRLDELSSNMDQAIRRKVKRQRDSLLATAARLESLSPLQVLTRGYSVTQRSDGSVVRDAAQLSIGETLTTRLLRGEVVSKVERIPEATE from the coding sequence GTGCCGGTAAAGCGCTGGTTATTTTCGGACGAAGACGACGACGAAACGCCCGGCGTCTCCGTGCCCGCAGCGACCAGTGCCGAGCCAGAACCAGCGCCGACAAAAATAGCAGCGCCCGCGCCGATCGAGATCGAACTTCCGCCCGAGCCCTTGGTGCTGAGCGTTTCGCAGTTGAACGCCGCCATTCAAGGAACGCTGCAAGCTGAGTTCTCGTCGATCAGTGTCAGTGGCGAGATCTCGGAAATCTCGCGGCCTCATTCGGGGCATGTTTATTTCACGCTCAAGGACGACTCGGCCCAGGTGCGCGCGATCCTCTGGCGCACATCGGCTCAGCGCTTGAAGTTTGAGTTGGAAGAAGGGCAGCAAGTCATCTGCCGGGGCGATATCGACGTCTATCCACCCCGCGGCACCTATCAACTCGTCGTCAAACAGATCGAGCCGCAAGGGATCGGCGCGCTGCAGCTCGCGTTTCGCCAACTGCAATTGCGGCTAGCGGCCGAAGGGCTCTTCAACCCGGCACGCAAGCGACAGTTGCCGCGATTTCCGCGGCGGATCGGCTTTGTCACCAGTCCCAGTGGTGCCGCCATTCACGATTTTGTGCAAGTGATTCGCCGCCGCTTCAAAGGGGTGCAACTGCTGGTGATTCCGGCCAAAGTGCAGGGGCAAGGTGCCGCCGCCGAGATTGTTCGTGGCATTCAACTGGCGAATCGCTTGCGCCCATCGCTTGACGTACTGGTGGTTGGTCGGGGTGGTGGCAGTATCGAAGATTTGTGGTGCTTCAACGAAGAACCGGTCGTGCGGGCGATCTTTGCTTCTCGCGTACCGGTCGTTTCGGCCGTCGGTCACGAGATCGATGTCACGCTCGCCGATCTGGTCGCTGATGTGCGGGCCCTCACACCCACGGAAGCGGCCGAGCGAGTCGTGCCCTCGGCAACCGAACTGCGCGAGCAATTGAATGTTGTCGCACGGCGCATGAAGACTTCGCTGGCGACGCAGCTCATTTCGGCCCGCCGGCATTTGCAATTGCTGGCTAGCCGCCGCGTCCTCACGCATCCGCTCGACCGCATTCACGAACGCGCCCGGCGGTTGGACGAACTGTCGAGCAATATGGATCAGGCCATTCGCCGTAAGGTCAAACGCCAACGCGATTCGCTGCTTGCTACGGCAGCCAGACTGGAATCGCTTAGTCCGCTGCAAGTTCTGACGCGCGGCTACAGCGTCACTCAGCGGAGCGACGGCAGCGTCGTGCGCGACGCTGCGCAACTATCGATTGGCGAAACGCTCACCACGCGCCTGCTGCGCGGCGAGGTGGTCAGCAAGGTTGAACGCATTCCCGAGGCAACGGAGTAA
- the dapF gene encoding diaminopimelate epimerase, producing the protein MRFTKMQGIGNDYVYVNCFQEPFPRDPAELAKQVSDRHFGVGSDGLILICPSNQGADAWMRMFNADGSESEMCGNGLRCVAKYVHDHGIKKSPQLRLQTGNGILTVDLEVKNGKAERVRVNMGKPILEAEKIPTKLVGSPPVNVTLEANGRQFEVTAVSMGNPHCVIFVPAATDELVLGFGRHIETSPLFPKRVNVEFVEVLSRGEVRQRTWERGSGETLACGTGASAVCVAGVLSGRTDRRIVNHLLGGDLELEWNEQDGCVYKTGPAVEVFSGDWPE; encoded by the coding sequence ATGCGATTTACGAAGATGCAGGGAATCGGCAACGACTATGTCTACGTGAACTGCTTCCAAGAGCCGTTTCCCCGAGATCCTGCAGAACTGGCCAAGCAGGTGTCCGACCGACACTTCGGCGTCGGCAGCGACGGGCTAATTCTCATCTGCCCCAGCAACCAAGGGGCCGATGCCTGGATGCGAATGTTCAACGCCGATGGCAGCGAATCGGAAATGTGCGGCAATGGCCTCCGCTGCGTAGCCAAATATGTGCATGACCACGGCATTAAGAAGTCGCCGCAACTCCGTTTGCAAACCGGCAACGGCATTCTGACCGTCGACCTGGAAGTGAAGAACGGCAAGGCTGAGCGCGTCCGCGTGAACATGGGCAAGCCGATCCTCGAAGCCGAAAAGATTCCTACCAAGCTCGTCGGCAGTCCACCGGTGAACGTCACGTTGGAAGCGAACGGCCGGCAATTTGAAGTGACCGCTGTTTCGATGGGAAATCCCCACTGCGTGATCTTCGTGCCTGCCGCAACCGACGAACTGGTTCTCGGTTTTGGCCGACACATCGAGACTTCGCCCCTCTTTCCCAAACGCGTGAATGTGGAATTTGTCGAAGTTCTTAGCCGCGGCGAAGTGCGGCAGCGAACCTGGGAACGGGGCTCGGGCGAGACCTTGGCCTGCGGTACAGGGGCGAGCGCTGTTTGCGTAGCCGGTGTTCTTTCGGGACGCACCGACCGGCGAATCGTGAACCACCTGCTCGGCGGCGATCTCGAACTGGAGTGGAACGAGCAAGACGGCTGCGTCTACAAAACAGGGCCTGCAGTCGAAGTTTTTTCGGGCGATTGGCCGGAGTAA
- a CDS encoding thioredoxin domain-containing protein, producing the protein MSGFLKYVILAGLTLPIAGSVFAQQPEQPKAKPAETKPAPAVAQEGKRPANRLAKETSPYLLLHAHNPVDWYPWGEEALTKAKKEGKLIFLSVGYSSCHWCHVMERESFLDDEIAQLLNKHFVCIKVDREERPDLDSIYMTALQTYSLATTGRRGGGWPMSIFLTPETQPFFGATYLPARDGDREGISGFLTVLKRVIEAWEKTPERIKQDAQSLTDLVKAELESRRTISLAPLEIKLYDAVQPALAEQFDAKWGGFGYDEITWQRPKFPEPPNLIYLLDHIRRKDDARSKEMLTLTLERMMRGGIYDHVGGGFHRYSVDRMWRIPHFEKMLYDNGQLASVYAEAGELLKRPDFSRVADETCDFVLREMTSPAGGFYAALDAESEGEEGKFQRWTKEELQKSLTAEEFELVGAMFALQKDPNFEEHYYVLNLGQPNSELATERKISEEELNKNWTAIRQKLLAVRDKRAKPLTDIKILAADNGLMIAGLADTGRLLKKPRYIEAAKQAADFALTRLVTKEGRLQRSYASGEAKFNAYLNDYAYLTYGLLALHRATGEDRWLQAAKDLTAKQIELFADPRGGGFFFTSKDHETLLARGKDPIDGANPAGNSIAAGNLIALAKLTNQPDWLILAEKSIQSAAGLIEQAPSAAPWMAVNIPALLAARAEAPAK; encoded by the coding sequence ATGTCTGGCTTCCTGAAGTATGTGATTTTGGCGGGGCTGACGTTGCCGATTGCTGGCTCGGTGTTCGCCCAGCAACCGGAGCAGCCCAAAGCGAAACCAGCTGAAACGAAGCCGGCACCGGCGGTCGCCCAGGAAGGGAAGCGGCCGGCTAATCGCCTGGCGAAAGAAACGAGTCCGTATCTGCTGCTGCATGCGCACAACCCGGTCGATTGGTACCCGTGGGGCGAGGAGGCACTGACGAAGGCGAAAAAAGAAGGGAAGCTGATCTTTCTCTCGGTGGGCTATTCGAGTTGCCACTGGTGCCACGTTATGGAGCGAGAATCGTTTCTCGACGACGAGATTGCCCAACTCCTGAACAAGCACTTTGTCTGCATCAAGGTCGATCGCGAGGAGCGACCCGATCTCGATTCGATCTATATGACGGCGCTGCAAACGTACAGTCTGGCCACCACGGGCCGGCGTGGCGGTGGCTGGCCAATGAGCATCTTCCTGACGCCAGAAACGCAGCCCTTTTTTGGCGCAACCTATCTGCCTGCTCGCGACGGTGACCGCGAAGGGATAAGCGGATTCTTGACCGTTCTAAAGCGTGTGATCGAGGCGTGGGAGAAGACCCCGGAGCGGATCAAGCAGGATGCACAGTCGCTTACTGACCTGGTGAAGGCGGAGCTTGAATCGCGGCGGACGATCTCGCTGGCCCCGCTGGAGATCAAGTTGTACGACGCCGTTCAGCCGGCGCTGGCCGAGCAATTCGACGCCAAGTGGGGCGGTTTTGGTTACGACGAAATCACCTGGCAAAGGCCGAAATTCCCCGAGCCGCCGAATCTCATTTATCTGCTCGACCACATTCGGCGGAAGGATGACGCTCGCTCGAAAGAGATGCTCACACTGACCCTCGAGCGGATGATGCGCGGCGGCATTTACGACCACGTGGGGGGCGGCTTTCATCGGTACAGTGTCGACCGGATGTGGCGGATCCCGCACTTCGAAAAAATGCTCTACGACAATGGTCAACTGGCGAGCGTGTATGCCGAGGCGGGCGAGTTGCTCAAGCGGCCCGACTTTTCGCGCGTGGCGGATGAAACCTGCGACTTCGTCCTGCGCGAGATGACTTCGCCCGCAGGGGGCTTTTACGCAGCCCTCGACGCCGAGTCCGAAGGGGAAGAAGGGAAATTCCAGCGCTGGACAAAAGAGGAACTGCAAAAGTCGCTGACGGCTGAAGAATTCGAATTGGTGGGAGCGATGTTCGCCCTGCAGAAGGATCCGAATTTTGAAGAGCACTATTACGTGCTCAATCTGGGGCAGCCGAACAGCGAACTTGCTACTGAGCGAAAGATTAGCGAAGAGGAGTTAAACAAAAACTGGACTGCGATCCGCCAGAAGTTATTGGCCGTGCGTGATAAGCGTGCGAAGCCCCTGACCGACATCAAAATTCTAGCTGCCGACAACGGGCTGATGATTGCCGGGTTGGCGGACACCGGGCGCTTGCTAAAGAAGCCGCGGTACATCGAAGCTGCGAAGCAGGCCGCCGATTTTGCCTTGACCAGGCTCGTCACCAAAGAAGGTCGGCTGCAGCGGAGTTACGCCAGTGGCGAAGCCAAGTTCAACGCCTACTTGAATGACTACGCCTATCTGACTTACGGTCTGCTGGCGCTGCATCGTGCGACCGGCGAAGACCGCTGGCTGCAAGCGGCCAAAGATCTGACGGCGAAGCAAATCGAACTGTTTGCCGATCCGCGGGGGGGCGGTTTCTTCTTCACGTCGAAAGATCACGAAACTCTGCTGGCCCGCGGTAAGGATCCGATTGACGGCGCGAACCCGGCGGGCAATTCGATTGCGGCCGGGAACCTAATCGCCTTGGCCAAATTGACGAACCAGCCCGATTGGCTGATCCTGGCTGAAAAATCGATCCAGTCGGCTGCTGGTCTAATCGAGCAGGCCCCGTCGGCGGCTCCCTGGATGG